The sequence TTGATACTCAATTAAAAATTAGCAATGCTTCCATTAGATTGATTGATGCTAAAAAATGGTTTAAAGCTTCTGTAAGTGCTTGTTTATTTTGTTTAGATGTTGGTGCGGATGAACCGAATTATCAAGTTAATGTTTATTCTAATTTATCAGCAAGCGAACCAGAATCAACTATTGGAATTATTGATAATAAATTAGTTGCAGATGTTAAAGCTTATCGAAAATCAGCTTTTCTGAATGGAAAAAGTTCTTTAACCTGGCGACAAGGCTTAAAACACGATGCAGCATCTGTAATGGAACTTACCTGTATTTCAGAAGGAGTTTTTCAAAATAAATTTAAGGAAATAGTTAATATTGAATCGGATTATATTTACCCTTTACTAAAATCTACCGATTTATTTCACGGAAAAATAGAACCAAAGCGAGGTGTGATAGTCACTCAAAAGAAGATTGGTGAAGATACATATATTTTGCAGCAATCAGCGCCACGACTTTGGCAATACCTTAAAAGTCATTCTGAAAAATTTAATCAAAGAAAATCGTCTATTTACAAAAATAAACCGCCGTTTTCTATATTTGGAATTGGTGATTACTCTTTTTCTCTTTATAAAGTCGCTATTTCTGGTTTACACAAGCAACCAAGATTTAGAATTGTTCATCCAATAAATAATCGTCCGGTAATGCTTGATGATACTTGTTATTTTATTTCGTGTGACTCTATTGAAGAAGCAATTCTTTTAGGTTGCTTATTTAATAGTGAAGTATGTTTAGATTTTATAAAATCAATAACTTTTTTAGATGCAAAAAGACCAATTACAAAAAAATTGCTTCAATCTATAAATTTGGATGCTTTACTAAATAGTATTCCGCAAAAACAATTAATAAAACAAGCAACTTCGGAATATCAACGCTTTAAAGCATATTCAGATAAAAAAATAGGATGGTTATCAACTTTAAAATTGCTATCCAAAAATATTTCTACAGCGAGTGAGTCAGTAAGATGCTCATCTCAAAGCAATAACAGACAACTCACCTTGAACCTATAACCTATAACCTTTAACCTCTAACCTCACAAAACCATCTCCTTCACCATTTCAGCAGTTGCAGGAGCTAACAAAACCCCATTTCGATAA comes from Rivularia sp. PCC 7116 and encodes:
- a CDS encoding SAM-dependent methyltransferase: MKAELGDFQTPPALVAEILNCLSKSNKYWERVLEPTCGEGNFISGLLALDKPPKEIQGIELEKEHFQATKSIYQNADSTRVVIQQAKIFDLDFRQSLKWSTEGNLLVIGNPPWVTNSQLGSLGSSNLPIKTNFKGLKGIEALTGSSNFDITEYIWIKLIKELVFEKPTIALLCKTSVARKVLQFAFDTQLKISNASIRLIDAKKWFKASVSACLFCLDVGADEPNYQVNVYSNLSASEPESTIGIIDNKLVADVKAYRKSAFLNGKSSLTWRQGLKHDAASVMELTCISEGVFQNKFKEIVNIESDYIYPLLKSTDLFHGKIEPKRGVIVTQKKIGEDTYILQQSAPRLWQYLKSHSEKFNQRKSSIYKNKPPFSIFGIGDYSFSLYKVAISGLHKQPRFRIVHPINNRPVMLDDTCYFISCDSIEEAILLGCLFNSEVCLDFIKSITFLDAKRPITKKLLQSINLDALLNSIPQKQLIKQATSEYQRFKAYSDKKIGWLSTLKLLSKNISTASESVRCSSQSNNRQLTLNL